Genomic segment of Apostichopus japonicus isolate 1M-3 chromosome 8, ASM3797524v1, whole genome shotgun sequence:
TTCATATTTCCATATCATTTACCTCCTAATTCTAGAATGAAAATCCATTTTACAAGATTGCCCATGTTTTCAGCAACCCTACTATTGCATTATGGGCAGTCTTTTTTTTGATCAGTGTGATGCTTCTGGAATTATCTCTGAGGCAAATGTCACGCAAATGCATaacttgataatttaaatagtATTCATTGGTGATCACACCTACCACCACCCCTTACACCTAAACACCCTTTTTGGGAAAACAAGTTATTGGCTAGTAACACAGTTTCCAGGCTGTACTGCCTGGACTTTTCCCTTGCAACAACATGCTGAACTCTTCCTCCTTGCTTGCTTAACTCCCCATAACAACCATTGACAGAAGTCAGTGGAATGCCGAACACATAAAATTTTCTTACTATAACTATAGTTGCTGTTCATCCTTACTGAACCCACTTGAATGAAATCTGAGCACACCCCAAGTTTCATTTGACCAGTACAACTTAGAAGCATTTGTATAAATGTTcaataaatatttgttgatttCACAGTTCCTATCCTGGTTAATCATAAATGACAATGATGGTAACGATATATTTGGCTAGCGTTTGACACCACCAAATAACCTGATAacttgtaaaatatttcatgtgaCTGAAAGTTTGTAAATGCCAGTCAACTGTGTGAAATGTTCCACATCTTATTTGATAGAGCTCTCAATACATCTGATTTGCTTATAACAGCCTTGTACAGTTTCTTCAATGGCCAAGCAGTAGGAGGTAGGGGAATGTTTGCAATGACATGGTTTGCctttaagaaaatatttagtgTTATTCTTTCCACCTGCAATATATCATTATATGCATACTTCATTACAAGCATACAAATTTGTATAGCAAAAGTTGCAAGTGAAAAATACCTTCTGAAAGCCAATATCATGTGCATACTGTCTGAAGCACTGTCGGCAGACATTCAAGGCATACTTCCTGATAAGTCCATGCCTGTTGCCACACACACGGCTGAAAATAAAAAGGCAAAACTTGAAATCATACAAGTAAGACATACATtaatcatgttaaaaaaaaaatgttaagttaATAACAATGATAAATTTGAAAACAGAGCAGACAATAAAacttaaatgataaaataacTTTACAGCCTCCTCTGTTGACTATGTGTGAGTTCTGGAAACAATGTAACCTCATTACATTGGCATTAGTTTATTGTGCAAAGTGAAAATTTAATGAGACTAATTTAAGGAGCAATTATACCTGCCAGGCGAAAACACCCCTCAATTTGAGTGGCTACAATGTGATTTCCCAGGAGTAGCCATCAGAGAAGAAGTCTTTTATTGTGACTTAAATGTTGTGAATTAAATGTTGAGAAAATGTGAAACAAATTTGAAGTCCAAAGGTTGTCCCAAGAGTGGCTACACTGGCTACATCAAGAAGAAGTCTTTAATTACGCGATTTAAATGTAGAGAAAGTTTGAACGTTGAATGCATTCCCCTGGAGAGGTTACACCGGCTCCATCAGATACTTCGTAAAAACCCTTGCATTGTTAAAATGAGAATGACCCATCAATGACCCTACACTTTTCCTATGCAAGTTTAATGTTAAGAAAGTTTGAATCCAAAGGTTTCCCCATGAGCAGCTACACCAGCTCCATCATGAAGGAAGTCTTTTATTATGTGAGTACTGTGTGGgcattgtgtgtatgtgtgacgaTGTGTTAGCGGGTATTCTAAAGTTGTACCTAATATATTAATAACTGttatttcataaatataaaaaaaagcgCTGATGAGTTGTGCTTCAACTTGCTGAGTTGCACATCACTTTAGGGAACCTACTGTACCATGGTATGATAAAGCAAAATTTAGGCAACAGCTATTTAGCCTAGTAATAGGGAAGCTGGTCACTttgcccaacaaccatttcgcccaactgccatttcaaccaaccttaccatttcgcccaaacttgttggtcatttcgcccaaccagcatggtcattttgcccaaccttGCTGGTTATTTCGACCAACGTTgattaaatattgtattttaatataaaGGACAGGGATACTTCTATGGGTttggtcaatttaataaggaaacgtttgggaattgttaacgttacgggataccaaccgaatattaaggaaacttgaagtcatGGTTACAGTTGgaaggatggatcagtgttttaggggttagttttgataggtttttatggagaccgattcccctttgtttgtataacattagattaacactaCGAAGAAAGATTAACACCCAACTGCTGTGAATAATACCCTTGATTAACGCCCGGTGGACTTGATAAACGCTTGACCGAAGCCATCAAGCCGAACAATAGTTGTGGATTAATGACCCACGCACAATAGGCTTCCGATCAACATCTGGCGGACGGGATTAACGCTtgccacccccccacccccaatgagtaaaaaaatggttggtcgaaatgaccaacaaggttgggcgaaatgaccatgctggttgggcgaaatgaccatgctgcttgggcgaaatgaccatgctagttgggcgaaatgtcagttgggcgaaatggttgtagGGCAAAGTGACCAGAAAGCAGTAATAGTATGATTATGAACATTAGTTGTTTTCAACTATTACTTGGGTTGAATTGCATGCAAAAAAGTGGTAATCATTTCCTTCCAAAATGACTTTCATGCAGCCACATTTGTACAGCACAGTAAGCGAAATCACATGTGCGCaatataaatgtttacattattaatataattattagtTATTTTAGTAGTTTTTCACATATTTGATGTAGTTCACACTGAATTTTAAAATTTCCTTTACTTTACATTGTgtaattttatatttgttaggtgtattggttttgtatttttgttttacgactttgttttatgtattaatGTTTTGTAAAGCGATTTGAAGCCTTTGCACATTGCGCTATATAAGttgcatatatattattattattaccgtGCCAAGGCTATGCCCACGAACCTTTTACTTGGAGCTGgcaacatacatgtataatgtaACTCGTAGGTAGCCTAACGTTATATAATGGCATTAACAAGTAACGTTACACTGTAAGCATGCATGGCTCGATCCTGTTACAGACGTGTTGTCGAATACTGCTACTTTTGGCGTGTATAACCCAATTTTTTATGGCCTTAAATATCACAATATGCAGCTAAGGTAGCATTGCATTAGAAAGCTTTGATTATTCTTACCAAGACCGCGATCCTGGTCCGAACTTGCGAGGGTGAGAGTACCAAATATTTTGGTGGCCCATCTTGATTGGAGACAAACGTGAAAGAAAGATTTAGTGTGCGCATGCGCTAAAGGGGACATTTTGTACCGTGAGACAAAACGACTGTCATCAAAAACTAAGCTTTAAGGAAAGCGGAATAGTTGTTATGACAATTGCAAACAAAATGGCAGCGCCCGCGGATGAAAAGGAGAGTGCCGGTTAGTTAAAAAACAGAAGGGGCGTTTGGAAAGTAACCCTTCGTCAATTATTACAACTATTCATATCCTTTGTTGGTATTATTTCTCAGAGTTTATTAATGCTTGATGAACCGTTTAACGTGGATGTTTTGACATTCGATGCAACACTTATCAGACTTCAGAGTTCCTAGGCTATAGCCTAGGCaatagtactaggcctaggctaactacttagtaatattaataacatttgaaATACTTTGCTTGGACACTAAAAtaggtactaatttagaatccgtaccattcgacccgacttcctaacccctaaccctattccctacctCCTAACCGTACTTCCTAACCCCActccctaacccctaaccttattctgccgatttgaagtaagctttcccattcatatggtacggattctaaagttaggccctaAAATATACTATTAATATCAAATACAATAAGACTATTGTTTAACATTTGCTGAAATTTCTCAAGGACATTGAATAAAGGCAGtcttttatgtttctttttcaattcaCTAACTTTGCACGAATACAgatctaggcctaggcctatatcctAGATGCATCAATGCTACTTTCATTACTGACTTCCTGCTGTCTGGTGCACTTTTGTTACTGCAAAGTGAACCAGCTTTCAATTGGTTTGGATGATAAACTAGATTAAATCCAGTTAACTGTATCCTTTAACCTCATTCATAGAATCTCTACTGGCTGAAATACAGGCCAAAGCTGCCCAGGCATTTGATGTATTTGACCATGAATCCAATAAAACTGTAGATGTGAGGTGAGAACTTCCATTTTtcttaaaattattttttggtTATGTAATTCATTGTAGTGGTAATAAAGAAATTGGTTAAGATTAAAATTTAGACCTAAGTATTCATGGATGGGTCTGTTATCTCATCGCTCCCATAGGGCTCGAGGATGAGATGTTGTAGTTTCTTTGTCAGTTGGGCAATATACAGCTATGTTAtttgccatagcaacagttgccatggtaaaaGTTAATTTCCTGAGTTGCTACTCTCAGAGGTCAGGTCACCCTTGGTGGGGTACCTCAGGGTGACCGAAAGTCTGTGACTGAGGGAGGGGTGAAAACATGTCTGAGTGTGTCCAAATTTGTGTCAAGAACTTCTCCTAAACGGCTGGGCctattttcttcaaacttgctGGGCAGGTATACGAGAGTGAACCATCTTGTCTTGCAGGCCCTCAGAACCATAGGGCAGAcatcaaaggtcaaatttagtTAAATTGTTCAAACTATGGTTTTACATGGAACCTTCACAGGTCTAATGGAAATTTCAAGTACCATCAAAACATGTGGTTACCATGGGAactgatgtcaaaggtcacatggttAATAGCAAATCTTTGAAGGATCGTGTACCATGTTTTTTCACAAATACGACAGTTGTGCTTAGGCCTTCCAAATGCATTAACGTTATTATGTTAACAACCTTAGCAAACCAGATTCCCAGGTAAAATTTGAATCATTTTATCTTGCAGGGAAGTTGTAACAATCATTCGTTCCTTGGGTTGCTGTCCAAGTGAAGGTGAGCTCCATGACTTACTGGCAGAGATGGAGGAAGAAGAGCCTACAGGTTACATCAGATTTGACAGATTTTTACCTATCATGACAAACATCCTAATGGAAAGAAAGTGAGCGTGAACTACATGTATGGAAAGATGTATTGAAATCacaagagggagggagggagggtgggaatgggagggttgggggggggtgggagaacaATTTTGCATTAACCTATTTGGTTTATGGCTTTGAGTTTTCATCATTGAGTGTTCTCTTGGTAATCCATATAGTTGTTTGAACTAATGTCTATTCATCTAAGATTGGTGAAAAATTTGTAACAATAGGACCATGCATACACAATAAGTGCAGTTATGGTGGTAGCAagttataaaatatgtttattttgttatgtgACAGTTTCTTAACTGCAATATCTTCTCTACACCAAGGAAGCACACAGAAGGCTACCATGATTTTGCACAAGAAAGTTTTGAGATTTCATCTTTTCCATAGGACATGACACGAACTTGGGCAGTCAAAACTTTGATGAGGCCAATAAGTAGGCTCAAGaggaaataaattataatattggTTTGAACTACTCTGTATTCACTTCAGACTGGTGTAAAACTTGTTAATAGGATCATGCATACACAAGGAGAAGAGCAGTTATGGTGGCAGAAAGTTAACAATACTGTAGTTTTAAGGCTTTAACTTTTGAGTTCAATATGAGGTCAACCTTCATATCAACTCTAACATGGACTTCTTTTGCGGCTTGTCTGTCTCCACTATAAATGTGACCTGTAATTAAGACTTTGAAATACAAAAAGTTTGACTAATTCTTAACAGTGCTCCCAGTTTGTGTCTGTTGATAATACGCTCCCTAACTGTTAAATCTCTATGCATAATATTTTCCAGGTATAAACCTCTCCCAGAAGATCAGCTTCAAAAGGCCTTTGAGGTTCTTGATGCAGAAAAGAAAGGCCATCTCACAGTAGAAGAACTAACAAAGTTTATGACAGAGGAAGGTTCGTCTGTGGTTACTGTTCAACTAGTCAATACTAGGAGATTGAGAAAACTAACTTCCATGAGTTCATATATGCTGAGGAAGATGGATATCTTGAATGATATATTATTAGCCTGTTTGCTTTGAAAACAATTCCACAACAAAATTGTCAATCATAAACAGTGCTGTATTAAGTGACACCAACATATGTGTGAAGTCCATGCAGTAGAAAAAGTGCAATGACTTGACGTGATTCAGGAAAATGGCTGGCAATGAGCAGTCATagttttatatgcaaattaggccaGTTTAAGCAACTGCTGTTGTCAACATGTTTTAGGCCTTACATGGTACGGATAATTTTTTCTTGCATATTTTGTGTCACGAGATTGTTACATTGTGAAGACTTTAGCACCCCTGTTAAGGGTGTATCAAGTTTTGCATAAATAATAGATAAATCATGGTTTGAAAATGTTGAATGTTCATTTATACCTGTCAAATAAATATTAGGACTGATCatgactgtttttgttttgcttctgctttcctcttcttttatcaGGAGAACCATTTACTCAAGAGGAACTAGAGGAAATGTTGTCAGCAGCAGTTGATCCAGATAAAGGAGTAATCATGTATAAAGACTATGCATCATTGATGGCTGTAGATGATAACACATgagatatataataatatgtatataatattgtgTATTATATTGTACATAATATCTTGTGGCAattccccccccaccccccttccccctgtGGTTGTAAAGCAAGATAACATCTTAACTGTTTAATGACAGTGATGGGCTCAGAGATTGGAGATTTGCTATCGGAAGGGAAAGGTATACTTGATGATATTTTTAGAACAATATCCTAAAGGTAACTAAGGAAAGCAATACTGTGCATCTTTCACAgtagtaaaatatttttaaaacattcaaTTGTCTAAATTCATTACAGTTTCAAATGTGTACACATCATCACTCGGTTTGTCTTTGTGaattgatatgtatatattcccAGTTATGATTTCAATAAATGTTGTGCTTTTACTGAGTTTGTtcatattacattttatttgtCAGTTGTCACTATAGCAATCAATATTCTATCCAGTGGTAGATTGAAATGAAACTGAAGTTTACTTAAAGTGACGTGAAATAGATAAATTGTTCCACAGTCATATTTATAATGACTGTGGCAATCTAAAGCAGCTTGGTATCTGCCCATGCTCCACGTAAGAAGTAGGGGACTGTTTGATGCTTTACATGAATTGATACAGATTCACTTATGGGTAGCCTAGAAATCAATTTTAACCTGAACAAGATCAAAACACTGCACTGTAACCTGAATTCATTGAAGTGACAACACAGTGATTAAACATTCTTCAGATATACTGAAACAGCCACACAGTCTCAAATCCTTAAAGAAACTTTTCATGGTTAGTGAAAATCTTACTTTTGTGCTCACAAAAATTTCTGTTTGAAGACACTGAACAGTCTTCATTGAATGTTGCTACCACAAGCATTTTCTTTTGCAGTGGTCCAtctaattaaaaatattaagcCAATAATGACATAACTTATGTTATAGAGACATGTTATAAATTCTAGAcaaatcccccccccaaaaaaaaggggggaggaGAAAGAAAGACACTTCATAACC
This window contains:
- the LOC139971451 gene encoding dynein regulatory complex protein 8-like, which encodes MTIANKMAAPADEKESAESLLAEIQAKAAQAFDVFDHESNKTVDVREVVTIIRSLGCCPSEGELHDLLAEMEEEEPTGYIRFDRFLPIMTNILMERKYKPLPEDQLQKAFEVLDAEKKGHLTVEELTKFMTEEGEPFTQEELEEMLSAAVDPDKGVIMYKDYASLMAVDDNT